A single genomic interval of Candidatus Eremiobacterota bacterium harbors:
- a CDS encoding ankyrin repeat domain-containing protein: MSLRGTKMPVTKTALLAFVRSLDWTAVKAALAGRPELLKYCGKRGENLLHVCCGIDIAKRGLRPADSIKTAQVLLDAGLDIDREAFREGTWKATPLWYAVGRGKNLLLAKYLLKRGANPEYCMWAAAFNDSPAAIRLLVAAAAEIDPARGDTPLMFAVKWSRFAAAKALLECGANANVQDRSGKTALHYMVKKRSDAKHIRMFLEHGANPYLEDRDGMTVHTALSRARDPRYRELGK, translated from the coding sequence GTGAGCCTGCGGGGTACGAAGATGCCGGTTACCAAAACCGCGTTGCTCGCCTTCGTTCGGAGTCTTGACTGGACGGCGGTCAAAGCGGCTTTGGCGGGCCGGCCGGAGTTGCTGAAGTATTGCGGCAAGAGAGGCGAAAATCTGTTGCACGTCTGCTGCGGCATTGACATCGCGAAGCGCGGTCTGCGGCCGGCGGATAGCATCAAGACCGCGCAGGTTCTGCTCGATGCCGGCCTCGATATCGATCGAGAAGCGTTCCGCGAGGGGACTTGGAAGGCGACCCCGCTCTGGTATGCCGTCGGCCGCGGCAAGAATCTGCTCCTGGCCAAATATTTGCTCAAACGCGGGGCGAACCCGGAATACTGTATGTGGGCGGCCGCGTTTAACGACAGTCCAGCGGCGATTCGGCTGCTGGTTGCGGCCGCCGCGGAGATCGATCCCGCTCGAGGCGACACACCGCTGATGTTCGCGGTCAAATGGAGCCGCTTTGCCGCTGCCAAAGCGTTGCTCGAATGCGGCGCGAACGCGAATGTTCAGGACCGCAGCGGGAAGACGGCGCTGCACTACATGGTCAAGAAGCGCAGCGATGCGAAACATATCCGCATGTTCCTAGAGCACGGTGCGAACCCTTATCTCGAAGACCGCGACGGGATGACGGTACACACCGCGCTGTCGCGCGCACGCGATCCTCGTTATCGCGAATTGGGCAAATAG
- a CDS encoding TetR/AcrR family transcriptional regulator, with product MSTRQPLRRKRRPPRTRDLAATRATILSAAFEEIYVHGFQGTSIDKIVARTGLTKGALFHIFPTKYELGYAVVDDVVAAMIRQQWVVPLRDAPDPLETISRAFDAGAAELEKMPAHHGCPLNNVAQEMSALDEGFKVRVERVFAEWIEATAAALERGKKAGIVREDVVSRDAAILLVTLVEGILSLAKTSRSPEMLRSGSRNIRSMVESLRA from the coding sequence ATGTCGACCCGTCAACCCCTGCGGCGCAAGCGGCGCCCGCCTCGGACCCGCGATCTCGCGGCGACCCGCGCGACGATTCTGAGCGCCGCGTTCGAGGAGATCTACGTTCACGGCTTTCAGGGCACGTCGATCGACAAGATCGTCGCTCGGACCGGGCTGACGAAGGGCGCGCTCTTCCACATCTTTCCGACGAAGTACGAGCTCGGATACGCCGTGGTCGACGACGTCGTCGCGGCGATGATCCGGCAGCAATGGGTCGTCCCGCTGCGTGACGCACCCGATCCGCTCGAGACGATCTCGCGCGCGTTCGACGCCGGCGCGGCCGAGCTGGAGAAGATGCCGGCCCACCACGGCTGCCCGCTCAACAACGTCGCGCAGGAGATGTCCGCGCTCGACGAGGGGTTCAAGGTTCGCGTCGAGCGTGTCTTCGCCGAGTGGATCGAGGCGACGGCCGCCGCGCTCGAGCGCGGCAAGAAAGCCGGCATCGTGCGCGAGGACGTCGTCTCGCGCGACGCCGCGATCCTGCTGGTGACGCTGGTCGAAGGGATCCTCAGCTTGGCGAAAACCTCGCGCAGCCCGGAGATGCTGCGCTCCGGCAGCCGCAACATCCGCTCGATGGTCGAGTCCTTGCGCGCCTGA
- a CDS encoding type II toxin-antitoxin system prevent-host-death family antitoxin: MKTVNMHDAKSNLSSLVRDVREGREREVIICLSGQPVARLVPVAETPRRQLGVDHGLIAIAPDFDAINPEITALFEGA; this comes from the coding sequence ATGAAGACGGTCAACATGCACGATGCCAAGAGCAACCTGTCCAGTTTGGTCCGCGACGTACGTGAGGGCCGGGAGCGTGAGGTCATCATCTGCCTGTCGGGGCAGCCAGTGGCACGGCTCGTTCCGGTTGCCGAAACTCCGCGCCGGCAGCTTGGCGTCGATCATGGCCTGATTGCAATCGCACCTGATTTCGATGCGATCAATCCGGAGATCACCGCCCTCTTCGAAGGGGCATAG
- a CDS encoding tellurite resistance/C4-dicarboxylate transporter family protein — translation MKKLSPAYFGLVMATGIVSIAALDFHLPALAVALFALNGVAYAVLLVLSVLRAARHWPEFLADLTDHGRAPGFFTTVAASCILGVQFRLIANNVPVAIAFLAIGLVLWFTVTYSVFTALILKPEKPPLQGGITGSWLLAVVATQSVAVLAALIAREWPQPYRLELNFSALSMWLWGGMLYIWIISLIFYRYIFFSFVPSDLTPPSWITMGAMAISTLAGSLLVQNTPDAPFLASLLPFLKGFTVFYWATGMWWIPMLITLGTWRYVIQRFPLRYDPLYWGAVFPLGMYSVATRHMASALELPFLGFLPEIMFAAALVAWTVAFAGLLLDLRKLVTQRTR, via the coding sequence ATGAAGAAACTTTCGCCCGCGTATTTCGGCTTGGTGATGGCGACCGGGATCGTCTCCATCGCGGCCCTGGACTTTCATCTCCCGGCGCTGGCCGTCGCGCTCTTCGCGCTCAACGGCGTTGCCTACGCGGTTCTGCTCGTGCTGAGCGTGTTGCGAGCGGCGCGCCACTGGCCCGAGTTCCTTGCCGATCTCACCGACCACGGGCGCGCTCCCGGATTCTTCACGACCGTGGCGGCCTCGTGCATTCTCGGCGTTCAGTTTCGGTTGATCGCGAACAACGTGCCGGTGGCGATCGCGTTCTTGGCGATCGGCCTCGTCCTTTGGTTCACCGTCACGTACAGCGTGTTCACGGCGCTGATCCTGAAGCCCGAAAAGCCGCCCCTTCAGGGCGGAATCACCGGCTCGTGGCTGCTGGCGGTCGTCGCGACCCAGTCGGTCGCCGTCCTGGCGGCGCTCATCGCCCGCGAGTGGCCGCAGCCGTACCGGCTGGAGCTGAATTTTTCCGCGCTCTCGATGTGGCTGTGGGGCGGGATGCTTTATATTTGGATCATCTCGCTGATCTTCTATCGTTACATCTTTTTCAGTTTCGTGCCCAGCGACCTCACGCCGCCGTCCTGGATAACGATGGGGGCGATGGCGATCTCGACGCTGGCGGGTTCACTGCTCGTGCAGAACACGCCGGACGCACCGTTCTTGGCGTCGCTGCTGCCTTTTCTCAAAGGGTTCACGGTATTTTACTGGGCGACCGGTATGTGGTGGATCCCGATGTTGATCACGCTCGGCACCTGGCGATACGTCATTCAGCGGTTTCCGCTGCGCTATGACCCGCTGTACTGGGGCGCCGTCTTCCCGCTCGGCATGTACAGCGTCGCCACGCGGCACATGGCCTCCGCCCTCGAGTTGCCGTTCCTGGGCTTCCTCCCCGAAATCATGTTCGCTGCAGCGCTGGTCGCATGGACGGTCGCCTTCGCCGGATTGCTGTTGGACTTGCGCAAGCTCGTCACACAGAGGACTCGCTGA
- a CDS encoding SRPBCC family protein yields MKTYGKSRATNASPERVWSVWSDPNNWSRWNSGIASATLAGPLVSGATGTTETSRGGKHAVTFTDVVPQRGFKLTTGGPPGTTMTFICEIEPHGVGSMVSQSVALNGPLAFLWGPLMGAQMANHFVPVLDDLAKAAETAPNS; encoded by the coding sequence ATGAAAACCTACGGGAAGTCACGCGCGACGAACGCGTCGCCCGAACGCGTCTGGAGCGTTTGGTCCGACCCAAACAACTGGAGCCGCTGGAACAGCGGCATCGCCTCGGCGACGCTCGCCGGACCGCTCGTCTCCGGCGCGACCGGAACGACGGAAACGTCGCGCGGCGGCAAGCACGCGGTCACGTTCACCGACGTCGTCCCGCAGCGCGGATTCAAACTGACCACGGGAGGGCCGCCCGGCACGACGATGACGTTCATCTGCGAGATCGAGCCGCACGGCGTCGGCAGCATGGTCTCGCAAAGCGTCGCGCTGAACGGGCCGCTCGCGTTCCTGTGGGGGCCGTTGATGGGCGCGCAGATGGCGAACCACTTCGTCCCCGTGCTGGACGACCTCGCGAAGGCCGCCGAAACCGCGCCGAACAGCTAG
- a CDS encoding ATP-binding protein, giving the protein MTSHESDVPRVVPVWRVREFHDEDLDRAIRLLEESHDTEAEPVVSLAEVVAAVRGSQPALVAEVGAEIVAAIVSTISGERAWILRLAIAAEWRHRGIGSALLMHLERRLIGHGVRRFSALLPAGEVGTAAFTNSGFVARQGVVLFERLAPLEPAEMSLLERLGGQVLNPGRWLAVAGMDGEKHLIESRVVLPLERSDEAARFGVLPPRAIVLFGPPGTGKTTFAKAVASRLGWPFVEIFPSRLAADSPGGLAAALRETFAQLESLERLVLFIDEVEEIAPARHGQAFSPVHAVTNELLKLLPIFREGDQRLLVCATNSVRSLDAAFLRPGRFDYIIPIGPPDAKAREAMWTRFLPPAAARIDVAALVMASESFTPADIEFAGRKAAQAAFERFVGTHRDGADVTVTTEDYLEAIAKTRPTLTSAMVDAFNADIESFARL; this is encoded by the coding sequence GTGACCTCCCACGAGAGCGACGTTCCGCGGGTCGTCCCCGTGTGGCGCGTCCGTGAGTTTCACGACGAGGATCTCGACCGGGCGATTCGGCTGCTGGAGGAGTCGCACGACACCGAGGCCGAGCCCGTGGTCTCGCTGGCCGAAGTCGTCGCCGCGGTGCGCGGCAGCCAACCGGCGCTGGTCGCCGAAGTCGGCGCCGAAATCGTCGCCGCGATCGTCAGCACGATCAGCGGCGAACGCGCGTGGATCTTGCGGTTGGCGATCGCCGCCGAATGGCGCCACCGCGGCATCGGCAGCGCGCTGCTCATGCATCTCGAACGTCGTCTCATCGGTCACGGCGTGCGCCGGTTTTCCGCGCTGCTGCCGGCCGGTGAAGTGGGGACGGCGGCGTTCACGAACAGCGGTTTCGTCGCGCGCCAGGGCGTCGTGTTGTTCGAGCGCCTCGCGCCGCTCGAACCGGCGGAGATGTCGCTGCTCGAGCGCCTCGGCGGCCAGGTGCTCAATCCCGGGCGCTGGTTGGCCGTCGCCGGCATGGACGGCGAGAAACACCTCATCGAGAGCCGCGTCGTGCTGCCGCTCGAACGCTCCGACGAAGCCGCGCGCTTCGGCGTGCTGCCGCCGCGCGCGATCGTCTTGTTCGGACCGCCAGGGACCGGCAAGACGACGTTCGCCAAGGCCGTCGCTTCGCGGCTCGGCTGGCCTTTCGTCGAGATATTTCCGTCGCGGCTGGCGGCCGACTCTCCGGGCGGGCTTGCTGCAGCGCTTCGCGAGACGTTCGCGCAGCTCGAGAGCCTGGAGCGCCTCGTGCTCTTCATCGACGAAGTCGAAGAAATCGCGCCGGCGCGCCACGGGCAGGCGTTCTCGCCGGTACACGCGGTTACCAACGAGCTGCTAAAGCTGCTGCCGATCTTTCGCGAAGGCGATCAGCGATTGCTGGTCTGCGCGACGAACTCCGTGCGCTCGCTCGACGCCGCGTTTCTGCGGCCGGGGCGGTTCGACTACATCATCCCGATCGGCCCGCCGGACGCCAAGGCGCGCGAGGCGATGTGGACGCGGTTCCTCCCGCCCGCGGCCGCGCGCATCGACGTAGCCGCGCTGGTGATGGCAAGCGAGTCATTCACGCCCGCGGACATCGAGTTCGCCGGCCGCAAAGCGGCGCAAGCGGCGTTCGAGCGCTTCGTGGGCACGCATCGCGACGGCGCGGACGTCACCGTCACCACTGAGGATTACCTCGAAGCGATCGCCAAGACGCGCCCGACGCTGACCTCCGCGATGGTCGACGCGTTCAACGCCGACATCGAGAGCTTCGCGCGCCTCTAA
- a CDS encoding type II toxin-antitoxin system VapC family toxin, producing MRLLLDTHAFLWAAADPKQLRPKARTAIEDSTNEILVSAAVAWEITLKVALGKLTVPGDPAVWFPARVHSLGFQELVITATHALGVGGLPNVHRDPFDRIMIAQAQIEGLTFVTRDADNQKYPVRVLPA from the coding sequence GTGCGGCTGCTGCTCGATACGCACGCATTTTTGTGGGCCGCGGCTGATCCAAAGCAATTGAGGCCAAAGGCACGTACGGCCATCGAGGACAGCACGAACGAGATTCTGGTCTCCGCAGCCGTTGCGTGGGAAATCACCCTCAAAGTTGCGCTCGGCAAGCTCACGGTGCCGGGAGACCCTGCAGTGTGGTTTCCGGCGCGCGTACATTCGTTGGGGTTTCAAGAACTCGTCATCACTGCGACGCATGCCCTTGGCGTCGGCGGACTACCCAATGTTCACCGAGATCCGTTCGATCGCATCATGATTGCGCAGGCACAGATCGAGGGGTTGACGTTCGTGACGCGCGATGCCGACAATCAAAAGTATCCCGTGCGCGTGCTACCAGCATAG
- a CDS encoding DUF4188 domain-containing protein, producing the protein MAVTRRTVDLSAYPDLVVVYLGMRVNTFIGLKTLFGFGPKIERAHKAMPDGLLLHENYLFSLIPPHAGMRQYWRDFAPLEAWTRSEPHREWWKQFLRDSGGTGFWHETYRAAGGIEAIYDDVRAPIGMLKFAPALDARGGMFSARRRLLAAGAREPAAGNEPTAVIPEADLAETPR; encoded by the coding sequence ATGGCAGTAACGCGCCGGACGGTCGACCTGAGCGCGTATCCCGATTTGGTGGTCGTGTACCTCGGAATGCGCGTCAACACATTCATCGGGCTCAAGACGCTGTTCGGCTTCGGGCCGAAGATCGAGCGCGCGCACAAGGCAATGCCCGACGGCCTCCTGCTGCACGAGAACTACCTGTTCTCGCTGATCCCGCCGCACGCCGGGATGCGCCAGTACTGGCGCGACTTCGCGCCGCTCGAAGCGTGGACTCGCTCCGAACCGCACCGCGAGTGGTGGAAGCAGTTCTTGCGCGATTCGGGCGGAACGGGCTTTTGGCACGAGACCTATCGCGCGGCGGGCGGAATCGAAGCGATCTACGACGACGTCCGCGCTCCCATCGGGATGCTGAAGTTCGCGCCGGCGCTCGATGCGCGCGGCGGAATGTTCTCCGCGCGCAGACGACTCCTCGCCGCCGGTGCGCGCGAGCCGGCCGCCGGAAACGAACCAACCGCGGTCATTCCCGAAGCGGATCTTGCCGAGACGCCGCGCTGA
- the katG gene encoding catalase/peroxidase HPI, whose amino-acid sequence MLEDELQKNGGCPVPHGTPRGTHLDAGTMTIQDWWPGQLNLKVLHQNSELSDPLGPTFDYAEEFKKLDYKALKKDLAALMTDSQPWWPADYGHYGPLMIRMAWHAAGTYRIHDGRGGAHSGQQRFAPLNSWPDNANLDKARRLLWPIKQKYGNKISWADLMVLAGNVALESMGLKPFGFGAGRADVFEPEEDVNWGFEREWLGDERYKGDRELDKPFGAVQMGLIYVNPEGPNGNPDPLASARDIRETFARMAMNDEETVALIAGGHTFGKVHGAADPKQYVGPEPEGAPMHEQGLGWRNSFGSGNGDATITSGLEGAWTQTPTKWDNTYFNNLFNYEWELTKSPAGANQWKPKGSDGEGTVPDAHDKSKRHAPMMLTSDLALKVDPQYAPIAKRFHENPKEFADAFARAWFKLTHRDMGPRSRYLGPEVPAEELVWQDPVPAVTHPLIDAGDADALKSKILKSGLSVSELVATAWASASTFRGSDKRGGANGARVRLAPQKDWEVNQPAQLAKVLQALEKIQSEFNAAQKGGKQVSIADLIILGGNAAVEKAAKDAGQSVTVPFTPGRTDATQEQTDVSTFDVLEPLNDGFRNYLKASPYHATTEALLVDKAQLLTLTAPELTVLVGGLRVLGANTGGVDHGVFTDRVGKLTNDFFVNLLDMGTTWKPRDGEELFDGTDRASGKAKWTATRADLVFGANSQLRAIAEIYAQDDAKEKFVRDFVAAWTKVMNLDRFDVA is encoded by the coding sequence ATGCTCGAAGATGAGCTCCAGAAGAACGGCGGGTGCCCGGTGCCGCACGGAACGCCGCGCGGGACGCATCTGGACGCCGGAACGATGACCATTCAAGACTGGTGGCCGGGGCAGTTGAACCTCAAGGTCCTCCACCAGAATTCCGAGCTGTCCGACCCGCTCGGTCCGACGTTCGACTACGCCGAGGAGTTCAAGAAGCTCGACTACAAGGCGCTGAAAAAAGATTTGGCCGCGCTGATGACGGACTCGCAGCCGTGGTGGCCCGCCGACTACGGGCACTACGGCCCGTTGATGATCCGCATGGCGTGGCACGCCGCCGGCACGTATCGCATTCACGACGGCCGCGGCGGCGCCCACTCCGGCCAGCAACGCTTCGCGCCGCTCAACAGCTGGCCCGACAACGCGAACCTCGACAAGGCGCGCCGGCTGCTGTGGCCGATCAAGCAGAAATACGGCAACAAGATCTCGTGGGCCGACCTGATGGTGCTGGCCGGCAACGTCGCACTCGAGTCGATGGGGCTCAAGCCGTTCGGCTTCGGCGCCGGCCGCGCCGACGTGTTCGAGCCCGAAGAAGACGTGAACTGGGGCTTCGAGCGCGAGTGGCTCGGCGACGAGCGCTACAAAGGTGACCGCGAGCTCGACAAGCCGTTCGGCGCCGTCCAAATGGGTCTGATCTACGTCAACCCGGAAGGACCGAACGGCAATCCCGATCCGCTCGCCTCGGCGCGCGACATTCGCGAGACGTTCGCGCGCATGGCGATGAACGACGAAGAGACCGTCGCGCTGATCGCCGGCGGGCACACGTTCGGCAAAGTCCACGGCGCGGCCGATCCGAAGCAGTACGTCGGTCCCGAGCCCGAAGGCGCGCCGATGCATGAGCAGGGTCTCGGGTGGCGGAACAGCTTCGGCAGCGGCAACGGTGACGCGACGATCACGAGCGGCCTCGAGGGCGCGTGGACGCAAACGCCGACCAAGTGGGACAACACCTACTTCAACAACCTGTTCAACTACGAGTGGGAGCTGACGAAGAGCCCGGCCGGCGCGAACCAGTGGAAGCCGAAGGGCTCGGACGGCGAAGGGACCGTTCCGGACGCGCACGACAAGTCGAAGCGCCACGCGCCGATGATGCTCACCTCCGACTTGGCGCTCAAGGTCGACCCGCAGTACGCGCCGATCGCGAAGCGCTTTCACGAGAACCCGAAAGAGTTCGCCGACGCGTTCGCGCGCGCGTGGTTCAAGCTGACGCACCGCGACATGGGGCCGCGCTCGCGCTATCTCGGACCGGAAGTTCCCGCCGAAGAGCTGGTGTGGCAAGACCCGGTCCCCGCGGTGACGCACCCGCTGATCGACGCCGGCGATGCCGACGCGCTCAAGAGCAAGATCCTCAAATCAGGGCTCAGCGTGTCGGAGCTCGTCGCGACCGCGTGGGCGTCGGCCTCGACGTTCCGCGGCTCCGACAAGCGCGGCGGCGCGAACGGCGCGCGCGTGCGGCTCGCCCCGCAAAAAGACTGGGAAGTCAACCAGCCCGCGCAGCTGGCGAAGGTGCTGCAGGCGCTCGAAAAGATTCAAAGCGAGTTCAACGCCGCGCAGAAGGGCGGCAAGCAGGTCTCGATCGCCGACCTGATCATCCTCGGCGGCAACGCCGCGGTCGAAAAGGCGGCGAAGGACGCAGGCCAGTCCGTGACCGTGCCGTTCACGCCGGGCCGCACCGACGCGACGCAGGAGCAGACCGACGTCTCGACGTTCGACGTGCTCGAACCGCTGAACGACGGCTTCCGCAACTACCTGAAAGCCTCGCCGTACCACGCCACGACGGAAGCGCTGCTGGTCGACAAGGCGCAGCTGCTCACGCTGACGGCGCCCGAGCTGACGGTGCTCGTCGGCGGGCTGCGCGTGTTGGGCGCGAACACCGGCGGCGTCGACCACGGCGTCTTCACCGACCGCGTCGGCAAGCTCACCAACGACTTCTTCGTCAACCTGCTCGACATGGGCACGACGTGGAAGCCCCGGGACGGCGAGGAGCTCTTCGACGGAACCGATCGCGCAAGCGGCAAGGCGAAGTGGACCGCGACCCGCGCCGACCTAGTCTTCGGCGCGAACTCGCAGCTCCGCGCGATCGCCGAGATCTACGCCCAGGACGACGCGAAAGAGAAGTTCGTGCGCGACTTCGTCGCCGCATGGACCAAGGTGATGAACCTAGACCGCTTCGACGTCGCGTAA
- a CDS encoding AAA family ATPase, producing the protein MSRVLLTGLSGTGKSTLIEQFAALGYKAVDLDSDEWSEWVEVHFDGEPTAGDSPVERNRDWVWREERVQALLSLQETGILFAAGCASNMAEFRLQFDHIVLLTAPATVTVERLLTRDNNQYGKRPEELARVLAQREVIEPRLRTLAHHEIDTSASLDEVVRKILDIVRK; encoded by the coding sequence ATGAGTCGCGTGCTGCTTACGGGCTTATCTGGGACGGGCAAATCGACGCTCATCGAGCAATTTGCCGCACTCGGGTACAAAGCCGTGGACCTCGATTCCGACGAATGGTCTGAATGGGTTGAGGTCCATTTTGACGGCGAACCGACGGCAGGCGACTCTCCGGTCGAGCGAAACCGAGACTGGGTCTGGCGTGAGGAGCGCGTGCAGGCGCTCTTATCGCTGCAAGAGACCGGAATACTATTCGCGGCCGGCTGCGCATCAAATATGGCGGAATTCCGTCTTCAATTTGATCACATCGTTCTTCTCACGGCGCCCGCCACCGTGACCGTAGAGCGGCTGCTGACGCGGGACAACAACCAATACGGCAAACGACCTGAGGAGTTAGCACGCGTGCTCGCTCAGCGCGAAGTTATTGAGCCGCGGTTAAGGACGCTCGCCCATCATGAAATTGATACCAGCGCGAGCTTGGATGAAGTGGTACGCAAAATCCTTGACATCGTGCGAAAATAG